The Catenuloplanes niger genome includes a window with the following:
- a CDS encoding DUF3592 domain-containing protein translates to MPIPLVVLIPLLAVAVAVATTAVVRYRAATVLLRTGRRVPGEIIDTQRVSQGTGPDVFSPVVRFRTVDDHEVIARPGRWQTATGVTGSRVTVVYDESRPTRIAVDGAGFAATDTRALIQLAVRLVTAAVIAVVAVVVFTAVR, encoded by the coding sequence GTGCCGATCCCGCTCGTCGTCCTGATCCCGCTGCTCGCGGTCGCGGTGGCGGTCGCCACGACCGCGGTGGTCCGCTACCGCGCCGCCACCGTGCTGCTGCGCACCGGCCGGCGCGTGCCCGGCGAGATCATCGACACGCAGCGGGTGTCCCAGGGCACCGGCCCGGACGTGTTCTCCCCGGTCGTCCGGTTCCGCACGGTCGACGACCACGAGGTGATCGCCCGGCCCGGCCGCTGGCAGACCGCGACCGGCGTGACGGGCAGCCGGGTCACGGTCGTCTACGACGAGTCCCGGCCGACCCGCATCGCGGTGGACGGCGCCGGCTTCGCGGCCACCGACACCCGCGCGCTCATCCAGCTGGCCGTCCGGCTGGTCACCGCCGCCGTGATCGCGGTCGTCGCGGTGGTGGTCTTCACCGCCGTCCGGTGA
- a CDS encoding MFS transporter, with amino-acid sequence MTTVDPTPTSLPTALAEPTARVHRTWILLLFGANLGLWMAFFTPIQVLLPLQIERIAPAGKEAALAWVMAAGAFAAIIANPLAGALSDRTCLRVGGRELGRRHAWTFGGTVLAAIGLLLLSRQQTLLGVALCWTAVQIFLNAMLASLTAAVPDRVPVAQRAAVSGWVGIPQSLGLVVGAVLVTALFTGTVSGYTAVAVALLVLGLPFALRTADDPLPRHHRPPLSPRTLVAQMWISPRRHPDFAWAWGTRFLVQLGNAFGTLYLLYFLTDGVRHPDPESGLLILILLYTAGMMTTAVISGRVSDRSGRRKAFVIWSGVEMAVAALILAIWPTFPAAIVAAVLLGGGYGVYLAVDAALITEVLPAAASRAKDLGVINIANAAPQVLGPLLSAPIVVHLGGYPTLYVLTAVITLVGSALVLKIRSVR; translated from the coding sequence CTGACCACCGTCGATCCCACGCCCACGTCGCTGCCGACCGCGCTGGCCGAACCGACCGCCCGCGTGCACCGCACCTGGATCCTGCTGCTGTTCGGCGCGAACCTCGGTCTCTGGATGGCGTTCTTCACGCCGATCCAGGTGCTGCTGCCGCTGCAGATCGAGCGCATCGCACCGGCCGGCAAGGAGGCCGCGCTCGCCTGGGTGATGGCGGCCGGCGCGTTCGCCGCGATCATCGCGAACCCGCTGGCCGGCGCGCTCTCCGACCGCACCTGCCTGCGCGTCGGCGGCCGCGAACTGGGTCGGCGGCACGCGTGGACGTTCGGCGGCACGGTGCTCGCCGCGATCGGCCTGCTGCTGCTGTCCCGGCAGCAGACGCTGCTCGGCGTCGCGCTCTGCTGGACCGCCGTGCAGATCTTCCTGAACGCCATGCTGGCCTCGCTGACCGCGGCCGTCCCGGACCGGGTGCCGGTCGCGCAGCGCGCCGCCGTCTCCGGCTGGGTCGGCATCCCGCAGTCGCTCGGCCTGGTGGTGGGCGCGGTGCTGGTCACCGCGCTCTTCACCGGCACGGTCAGCGGCTACACCGCGGTCGCGGTCGCGCTGCTGGTGCTCGGCCTGCCGTTCGCGCTGCGTACCGCGGACGACCCGCTGCCGCGCCACCACCGCCCGCCGCTGTCCCCGCGCACGCTCGTGGCCCAGATGTGGATCAGCCCGCGCCGGCACCCGGACTTCGCCTGGGCCTGGGGCACCCGCTTCCTGGTCCAGCTCGGCAACGCGTTCGGCACGCTCTACCTGCTCTACTTCCTCACCGACGGCGTCCGCCATCCCGACCCGGAGAGCGGACTGCTGATCCTGATCCTGCTCTACACCGCGGGCATGATGACCACCGCCGTGATCTCCGGCCGCGTCTCGGACCGGTCCGGCCGGCGCAAGGCGTTCGTCATCTGGTCCGGCGTCGAGATGGCCGTGGCCGCGCTGATCCTGGCGATCTGGCCGACGTTCCCCGCCGCGATCGTGGCCGCGGTGCTGCTCGGCGGCGGCTACGGCGTCTACCTGGCCGTCGACGCCGCGCTGATCACCGAGGTGCTGCCGGCCGCCGCTAGCCGCGCCAAGGACCTCGGCGTCATCAACATCGCCAACGCCGCGCCCCAGGTGCTCGGCCCGCTGCTGTCCGCGCCCATCGTCGTCCACCTCGGCGGCTACCCCACGCTCTACGTGCTGACCGCGGTGATCACGCTGGTCGGCAGCGCGCTCGTCCTCAAGATCCGATCGGTTCGCTGA